In Sandaracinaceae bacterium, the sequence TGGGTCGACGGGTGCGCGAAGCGGAGCGCGTGGGGCGGGGTGGCCACCCCAGGGTTCTACGGGGTGGGTGCGACACTGTCACGGGTCCTGGGGCGCGCCACGCGCGTCCAGCGGTATAAGCTCGGGTGCCCATGAAACGAAACCGCGCGCTGACGAGCCTGGCGACCACGAGCCTCTGGCTGTTCGCCACGCTGGCCCTCGGGTGTGGCCGGCCTGCCTCGGTGCCTGGGCCGACTACCCCCGCGCCGTCGCAGGTGGCCTCCGATGCGCCCACCAACCTTCTGAGCCGCCCGCTGGCGGGGGACGTCTACTGGGTGAGCGGCGGGGATGACGACGTGCGCGCCGTCTTCCTGGAGATCGAGGCGATGCCGCAGCCGGAGGGCGACGTCATCGGGAGCATCGAGCTGCACCACGCCTTCCGCGTGCTGCGCCTGGTCGATGAGGTCCCCGCGCCGGCGACCGTGGTCATCGTGGATCAGACCAACCTCTGCGAGGCAGAGGTGACCCGCGCGCGCCGCGTTCACACCCTCTTCGTGGGCGAGGACGACCCGGAGACGCCCCCGAACGATCCGCGCACCTACCTGGTGCTGGACTTCGAGGGCTGCGACGACGGGACGGCGGGCATCAGCGGGGTGCCGCGCGCCGACATCCGCGTCCGCTCCCTGCGCCGTGACGCCCTCACGGAGCGCGCCACGCCAGCGCTCGTCGCCGCCGTGAGGCCCAGCGACGATGGTGTGTGGGGCGACGACCCCCTGCCCACCGACGCGTTCCGCATGATGGCGCTCCCGGCCCACGGCGTGACCATCGTGGTGGGCAGCAGCTCATGGGTGGTGCGCGACGGTGTCGTGCTGGCGGGCGCCGCGCCCGTCACGCTGATCGAGGCGGGGCCGCTGGTCCTGCTGGAGCTGGAGACGCCCAGCGAGGGCTGGCTCGGCACGCTGGCCGACTTCACGGACCCAACGCACCCCTGAGCATCCCGCGCAGAGGGGCTCACACGCGGCCAACTCAGTCGCGCACGTCCACGTCGTTCGAGCGCACCGACACCGTCCCATTCGCACCCACACACGCGAGCCGCACACGCGCCCCCACGGCCGGCGGGTTGGCCCCCGGCATGTCGATCTGGCAGCGCCCGGGCGAGTGGTAGAGCCTCTGCACGCGGTCCCCGGAGCTCACCGCATAGAGTCCATAAGCCGAGCCCTGCGCGGCAGGCGCCACCGCCACGCCCACCACGTCCGTCGGGAGCGCCGTGTGCAAGCGCGCCTCGAGACCCCAGGTGGGTGGCGAGTACGGCTCCGATGTCCCCTCGTGGCGAACCACGCGCACGGTCGCCACACGACACGGCGCGGGCGGCGTGGCGGCGGCGTCCACCAGCGTGACCGGCAGCTCACCCGCAGGCCCACGCACCACACCGGCCCCGACCACGAACTGGTTCGGCAGCAGCCGGATCATCCCTGGTGCGAGCGGCGCTGCGTGCAGCCGGATGGTCGCGCCACCCACCGTGAGCGTGTAGTGGCCGCCGAACGGGTCCTCCATGCCCCCGCCGAAGTGCAGGTCGGCGCTGAGCAAGATGGCCCCACCGCGCCCGAGAGTGGCGCCTGCCACGGTGCGGTACGCCGGCCCGAAGCCAGGCGGTGCACACGCCCCCGCACGCGCGGTGCTGGGCAGGAACGCGCTCAGCGCCGAGGTACCCAGGGTGGCCACCGACCAAGCAAGCATCTCTCGTCTGCGCATGTGATCCCTTGTGGTGTCGGGTGCTCGTCGATGCGACGCGGCACCCCCAGCATGGTCTCCGACCCAGGCGACCACGTCACGCTTGGATCGCGCGGCTGACCGATCCGTGCGCACACCCTTGTCGGGCCCCGGTCCGGCCCGCCATCATGTGGGCGATGGATCCCTTGCACACCCTGCCCCGCCTGCTGGACCGCGTCCCAGCAGAGGTCTTGGTGCACTCGGAACCCGAGCCCTGTCCGTACATCGAAGGGCAGGTGGCGCTGATGCCGCTGCGCCTGCCCATTCGGCGCCTGCAGCCCGGCGAGCTGGACCAGCGCCTCGAGCAGGGCGACCGGCGTCACGGCGCGCTGCTCTACCGGCCCACCTGCGCGGAGTGCCACGCTTGCGAGGCCATTCGCCTGGACGTGAGCGCGTTCAAGCTGCGGCCGCATCACAAGCGCGTGCTGCGCAACGGCGACAAGGTGCTGCGCGTGGAGCTGGGGCCGCCGCTGTCGGACCGCGAGCGCGTGCAGCTGTTCGAGCGCCACAAGCGCCTGCGCGGGCTCGAGAGCCCGAGCGCGCGGCCCATCACCATGCTGTCGTACCAGCGCTTCCTGGTGGACCGGCTCTGTGGCTCGTTCGAGATGCGCTACTACCACGAGGGCCGGCTGGTGGGCGTGGCCGTCACCGACAAGGGCGAGAAGGCGCTGTCGGCGGTGTATTGCTACTACGACCCGGAGCTGCCGAAGCTGAGCCTGGGCACCTATTCCATCCTCAAGCAGCTGGAGCTGGCCAAGCGCTGGGGCATGCGGCACCTCTACCTGGGGCTCTACATCGAGGCCAACGAGCACATGGCCTACAAGGCGCGCTTCCTGCCGCACGACCGGCTGGTGCGCGGCGAGTGGCGCAAGTTCGAGCGCGAGCCGGCGGATTGACCGGCCCCCGCGCGGTCGATAGGTTGCCGCGCCGTGAGCTCCATCTCCCTCATCCAGTCCGAGTGGCCCTTGGTCGTGGCGCGCTGGCCCTCCGACGGAGAGCTGTCCGACATCGACGCGTACTTCGACCTCTACCCGGCGCTCATCCGCCGCGCCCGGCTCGAGGGACCCATCGTGTTCATCACGGACCTGCGCAAGATGACGATGTCGGCCACCAACGCCACCAAGCGCAAGCGCGTGGCCGACCGCTCGGCCGAGACGCTGAGCGCACTGCGGCCCCTGATCCGCCGCGAGGCCGTGCTGGCGTCGTCGAGCTGGGCGAAGGCGAGCCTCACGGCGGTGTTCATGTTCTCGAAGCCGGAGTGGCCGCTGCGGGTGTTCACCGACGAGGGCGAAGCGCGCGCATGGCTGGCCGAGGCCGAGGCCGCGGTGCAGCTCACTCCGCCGGTGGGGACTGGGGTGTCGTTCTCCCGCTAGTCGGGCTCTCGAGCCCTTCGAGGTAGGGGTCGACGCCTGCCAGGAACGCGGCCTCGTCGTAGACCACCGCGAGATCGGGCGCGTGGCCCTGGCCGTCCACGCAGCCCGGGGTGGCAACGTGGCGGAGCTCCAGCAACGACATCAGCACGCTCACGCCGCGGTGCGGCGTGGTGTAGACCACCGGCACCTCGCCCACGTGGCGGCCGCACTCGCCGCCCGTGGGTTCGCCGTGCAGCTCCGCGTCGGGACGCCAGGCGCGCAGCGCGGTCACCAGCTCCACGGCGGCGGAGTTGGTGTGGCCGTCGATGAACGCCACCACGCGCCCGCGGTGACCCTCGCCATGCGGGACCATGAGCGAAGCGAGCGGGTCGCCGGTGCGCACCCACAGCTCGCCGTCGCGCTCGGCGCCGGCCAGCAGCGCGGCCAGGTGTTCCTCCGGCACGAAAGGAAACGTGGTGAGCGAGCGAAATGCGCTAGGCACGCGCAGCACGCGTGCGCTCAGGCTCGCCCACTGCGCATAGGGCGCACCCAACACGTGGTTCAGCACCGCCACGCCGTGCGTGCGCAGGCCGCCCTCGTTGCCCCGCAGATCGAGGATGAGGGTGTCGTCGGGGTCGATCTGCGCGAAGAGCGCGTCCACCCGCACGCGATAAGCCTCCTGGTCCGCGATGCCGAAGCTGGGCAGTCGCAGCAGCACGGTGCCGTCGGCGACATCCACCACGAAGGGCCAGGGCGGCTCTTCGGGCGACACGGGTCCCCATACGGGGGCCGAGTGCCGCGCGCGCGAGAGCGGACCGAGGGCGTCGCGCGGGACGCCCGCGAGTGTGAGCGTCTGCGCCTCCCCGTCGGGCAGCTCCACGTCCACGCGATAGCTGGCGCGCATCCCGCGCAGCAGGTGGTAGTGGCGCGCGAAGCCGCGCTCGAGCGCCGCCCGTCGCGCGCTCTCGTGCACCCCATCGGCCAGCACCAGCGCCTCGAGCTCGGCCCACAGCGCCTCGATGGGCTCCCCGTCGATGGCGATCAGCCGCGTCCCGCGCGGCAGCTCGGTGCTGCACGCGTCCACGAAGAACGTCTCCCCAGCAAGCTTGGGCAGCAGCGGCAGCAGCGTGAGCGCGCTGGCCACGTCGTCTTGGAACACGGGCAACGCCACGGCCACGTGCCCATCGCCGAGACGCGCGAGCACCCGGTGGAAAGCGAGCCCCACCGTGAAGTCGTCGGGCGCGTCGAGCGCGTCCAGCCGCTGCGCCTCCGCCTCGGCCAGCGCCTCGAGCTCCGCGCGCGAGACGTAGGCGTAGGGCCGTGGATGCGTGGCCTGCACGAAGCGCAGGAGCCCGCGCAGGTCTTCTCCGGGGCTGCTGGGCGCGCTGGCGCAGCCGCCTGCGAGCATCGCCGGAAGCACGGCCACGAGCAGGAGAGTGGTCCGGTCACGGAGCATCAAGGCCCACTCTAGCGTCGCTGCGCTAGGCGTGCCCCTGCGAGTCTAGGCGCTCGCGCTGAGCAGGCGTGTGGCAGCGATGCGAATGGCCGCGTCGTCCGCGCCAGAGGCCACAAGCTGCCTGAGCGATGCGGCGCTCTCGGGGCTGGCGCGCATCAGGTCGCGGAACGGAACTCCGGCTTCCACCACGCGCCGCGCCAGCTGCGCCTGCTCGGCCTCGCGCGCGTAGGCCCCGAAACCGGTGGCGGCGCTCCGGCCGAGCCAGCTCTTCGAGAGCCAGTCCGAGGTGTCCTCTTCGAAGGGGACGATACCCAGTTCGTCGCGCACCTCCGAAAGCGGGCGCGGCAGCAGCTCCTCCCAGTAGGCGTACATGGGCGGCAGCCGCTCGTGCGCCAGAACGCCGTTGGCATAGGCCTGCCGAAGGAGCGCGCGCCAGCGCGTCTGGCCCACGTGGGGGCGCAAGAAGAGCAGCGGGCCGAGCCCATGAGGCGAGAGCGCCATCCGGCCGAACGACTTCGGCTGGTGGTAGGCGAACTGGAAGTAGATGAGCAGCCCCTCGCCCGCCAGGTCCGTGCCGTACCCGGTGAGCACGTGGAACATGTCGTGGAGCCAGCGCGTGCGCTCGATGGCGTAGCGCACGTCCTCGGGCATCTCGTATCCGTCGAAGAAGCCATCACGGTAGATGAGCCCGGCCAAGAGGTAGCCGGGGATGCCGCCCGGCACGCTCATGGAGTCGAAGAACGCGCGCCCCAGGCTGCCCGGCGGCATGGTCGCGAGCCCGGATGGATTCGAGAGCGTGGCGGCCAGATCCGGCCGGTCTGCGAGCACACGCTTGCCGGTGGGGTGGGACCGCATGCGCTCCACCGCGGCCAGCATCTCGGGGCCGTTCGCGTAGAGCAGCATGCGGGGCACCTGCTTGGCGCCACCCTCGGACACGGGGTTCACGAGCCAACGCACGCCGGCCGCGAGAGCTCGCAGGGGATAGTGCTCGGTGATGGTCGGTGCAGTCATACGATAACCTATCGTAGATCCACTCAATGGCGGCGTCAACGCCTACTCATCGAGGTCACGTGTGGTGACGGCCAGCATCTCGCCACAAGTGCGGGCCCGGCAGAGACGCAGGCGCTGCGTGTCCACCACCGTGGCCCCCAGACGGACGGTGCTGCCCACCTCGAAGCGCGTGCCCAGCGCGTGCGCAAAGGGGATGTCGGTGTCCACCCAGCTGCGCCGGCAGCGGGTGAGCGACTTGGTGGTGATGGTCTCCACGTGCAGGGTGAGCAGGCTCACGGCGGCGTCGCGCCCACGGGCCGGCGCCACGTCATAGCGGCCGCGCACGAGCGCGGGGTTGCGCAGGCCCTCGGGCCAGACCGACAGCTGGAAGCGCTCGCCGCGCACCTCGAAGCACAGGTGCTGCCCATGGCGATGCGTGTCGCGCTCCCAGCGAGCCGAGGTGCCCCACGGTAACGCGAGGCTGGGAGGCTGCGCCGAGGCGGCCCGAGGCTGGGTGGGGGCCGTGTCCTGTGCGGCGCCAGCGACCACCAGAGCTACCGCGAGCGCCCGCAGGCCCACGAGGGAAACGCTCCGTGGCAGCCGGCCCATGCTCCGCACGGTACCAGAATGTAGGCCGCTCGGGGACGGTGACCCGGTGGCTAGCTCGAGCTCACGGAGCGGTATGGCCCGCCTTCACTGGCCTGGACCCCGCGCAGCGCGTCCAGCTGCTTCTGCCAGCGCTTGCGGATGTCCTTGCGCGCCGCGCTCACGTCCGCGCGCGGGTTCGCGTCCAGCAAGCGCAGCAGGCCTCGGTCGTCCGCGCTGGTGGCCTCGACCATGATGGCGAGGGCATACCCCAACTCGGCTTGCGACAAGGTGCCGGACCTCGAGGACTGCCAGCCCAGCATGGTGCCGGTGGTGAACTGTCGAAAGCGAAACGACGCGTTCGCCAGGAACAGACCAAAGCCCATGAGCACCGCGCCGAGGTCCACGTAACAAGGCCGCTGCTCCGCAGTGCCGGGCACGGGTTGGGCCGCCTCGTAGAGTAGGTAGTGGCTGAGCGAGCGGGCCATGTGCGCCACCAGCGTGACGGGGTCCTCGAGGTTCTCGGCGCGGTACGTCACCACCAGCGGCTCCCCCTCCGGGATGGGCACGCCCTCTTCGTCACTGGGTGGGATGTCGGCGGAGCTCACGTGATGAGGAAGAGGGCCGAGCGCGCGCTGGATGTCGAAGCTGTCCTCCGCCTCGAGCACGACGTGCCACTCCAGCATCTGCGCGTGCTCGAGCACCGAAGCGAAGATCAGCTCGGCGAGTTCTTCGCCCTCCAGCGTTCCGTCGAGCGTGAAGTAGTCATCGGTGGGCAGGACGATGGGAGTGCTCGCCAGCGCGGCGAAGCCGCCGAAGTTGGCGGTCCACCACGCCGTGGCATCGAACAACCAGCGGATGGCCTCGTCGGACAAGGACGTGGCGGGAGCACGAGAGAAGAACGAGAACAACGGCGGCGAGTCCTCAGCCGATCGGCGTGGTGGTGGTGTGGGGCAGCCCGCTGTAGACCAGCCACGCGGCGACGATGAGCACCCCCACGAACACGGCGGTGTACAGGCGCTTCCCCGAGGTGACCTCCTCGGGCACGGAGCCTGCCTCTTGGAGCATGGTGGTGAGCGTTCGCAGCTTCTGGAGCCCCACCAGGGACAGCAACGCCGCGATGGCGCCGAGCGCCAGGCGTCCGAAGTCCGGGCCGTAGACCGCCGTCGCAGAGCCCACCCCATTCACGACCTCGCTCGAGGTCACCACGCTCTGGAAGGAGACGACGCTCCCCGCCGCGGCACACGCCGCAGCCGTGATCGCGCTCTTCTTGGTCTGGGCGAGTGGGTTCTCCTCATCGGTCATGCTGCAGCCTCCAGGTAGGTGAGCAGCGTACGTGTTCTCGGTTGCCATGTCTTGCACGGCGCACACGCTTGACCGGCCGCCAGGGCGAGCACCAAGGTGCGGGCATGCGGAACCTCCACCGAGACGTGCTGCGCCGGAGCCTGGACGCTCCCGGTTGGGCGTACCTCGAGCTCGGACCCGGCACGGACCGCCGCCGCATGCGCGAGGCCATGCGGCGCCTGGGGCTCGAGCTCAGCAGCACGGAGCAGCGCCTGCACGGGCGTGGCCTCGTGCCCACGGCGCTGACTCAGTTCGACCAGGGGGAGACCACCCCGTTCCACGTGGACGGAGGCCCCGACGAGTCCGTGCTGATCCTGGGCTACGAGCCCACGCCTCGCTCGAGTGTGTTGCGCGTGGCCTGCCTCTCGACGTGCGCCGCCGCTCACGGGCAGACTCCACGGGCCTTCGTGGAGTCCCACCCACGGGGAATCCCGGCGGACGACTCCATCATGCAGACGCACGCCACCGAGATCCCCATCCTCTCGGAGCGCTGGCCCATCGTGCTGCTCTGCAACAGCGTGACCGACCTCGGCGCGGGATGGCTCGGTGTCCTGCATCAAGCCGAGCTGGCCCTCGAGCCGCGCGGCGAGCGCATAGTGAACACCGTCCACCTGGGCGTGAGCTCGGTGGCAGACGCCAACGCGTCGGAAGCCAGCGCCGCTTGGGACGACTGGGTCGCGGTGGGAACGCGCTGAGCGCTCCCCGCACTCTCTCGCGATCGACTTCCCGGCTCGTCGGCCATACGCTGTCGGCATGCTGCGCGCGCCAACGCCCCCTGATCAGCTCGTGGATCGGCGCGGTCGTCCCTACTTTCTGTGGGATGTCGAGATGACGCTCACCGACTGGCTCGCGAAGGTGAACGGGCCCGACGCCGACGACGCCGCCTACTGGTTGGCGCGTGCGCTTCGGGACGCGAAGCCAGACGACGTCCTCGAGTTCGTCGATTGGGAGCGTATCGAGCGCGACTGGCAGCGCATGGCGCCGCACCTGGGACGGCAGCGAGAATTCTGGGCCTGGTGGCTCGCAAAGGTCGGTCGTGCAGTCGACGCTCAGTAGCTTGCAGGACCGCGTGCTGGGCGTGGTCGCCACCGTCGGCGGCTGGACGCTCACGGGTGGTGGCGCGCTCGCGGGGGTGTATCTGGGCCACCGCGTCACGGACGATCTCGACCTCTTCCTCTATGGCCCCCGCAGCTTCGACCAACAGCCAAGGGTGTTCGAAGATGCGCTGGTCGCAGATGGACTCACCGTGACGGCACTCCAGCGCACGCCCGGATTCGTGCGGCTCGCTGTCGACGACGAGCAGGAGCGCCTGATCGTGGATCTCGTCGCCGAGCCCGTCCCGAGGGTGGATCAACCCGTCGAAGTGCGGCCCGGTCTCTGGGTCGACTCGGCGTACGAGATCTTGGTGAACAAGCTCGGCACCCTGTTGTCGCGGTCAGAGCTGCGTGATCTCGAAGACGCCCGCGTGCTGGTCGCCAGCGGGCTCGACCTAGGACGGGCTCTCGAAGATGTGCCGCGGAAGGACGGTGGCTTCTCTCCGATGACCCTCGCATGGGTACTTCAGCGGTTGGACCTATCCCGCGCCACGGTGCTGGGGTTCGATCCCGCCGAGCTACAGCGGTTCCGCCAGCAGCTCGTCGCGCGGCTGACGAGCAAGTAGCGGCGCGGGAATGCCCGGGCGCGTGCCACGGTTGCCTCACGTGACGCGCACCTGGCCACGCTGGACTCTCGCGCTGAGCCTGCTGCTGGGCGCGTGCGGTCTGCTCTGGGCTGGCGAGAGCGCGCGGCTGGGAGGCTGCACCCCACGCGCGCCCCGCACGGACGAGGGCCCCATGGACGTTCCGCTCGTGCACGCGCCGAGCGACCCCAACGCCGAGCGCGAGGTCACGGGCGCCGTGGCGCTCGAGCCCACCGGCGCCGCCCGCAGCGCGTGCGAGGCCGCGTGCGAAGACGTGTTCTGGCCAGAGGCCACGGGCTTCGCGCCAGCGCCACGACGTGCCGGTGCCTCGCTTCGTGCGCTTCCAGGGGCCCGTGGATGGTGGGTGGACGCGGCACCCGACCACGAGCACAGCGCCCTGCTCTGTGTGGAGAACGAGCCGCCGGAGCTCGAGTGCCCGTGGGTGATGCCGCTCGCCGCGATGGTGCCGTGGGGCGGCGGTGAGGTGTACGTGCAGGCCACGCTGGGCGCCGCCGAAGCGCTGCTGGAGATCACGCTGCACCCCGCCGCCAACCGCCAGTCCTGCGTTTGCCCGCTCTTCGACCTGCGCGCGCGCGCCCACTGAGCGGCTTCACAGAGCGCCTAAGCGCCGGTCTGCTGCAGGCCCAGGGCGAGCTCGGCGGCCGCGTCGCGCAGCGCCGTGAAGATGGCCTCGCGCTCGGCAGGCGCGGGGTGCGGCTCGAACGACGCGAACACCAGCTCCCAGCGCGTCTTCTTGCGGTAGAAGTTGATCTGCACGTGGCGCAGCGGCGCGTAGATCGTGAGCTCGAGGTCGTCGCCGTCGAGCGCCTCGTGGGGCGTGGGGCCGGGGACGTCCACGGGGTCGCCGTCCACCTCGGCCGAGACCGTCAGGTCGGGCCAGGTGGCCTCGAGCCGCGCCAGCGTCTCGCCCAAGAGCGTGTTCAGCTGTGCCGCATCGGCCTCCACCTCGAAGGTGCCGGTCAGCTCGTCGGGCTGCTCGGCCGCCTGCTGGGCGATCTGCTCGAGCGACTGCGCCGCGAACTCGCGCAGCGAGCCGGCAAGCCCACCCGTGGCCAAGTGCACCGCATGCGGCTGCCCCAGGAGCGCCGCCTTCACCAGCCAACCCTGCGACTCGGCGCGCGCCGCCGGGTCGTCGCCCTTCAGCCCGTCCAGCAGGTTGGCCATGGCGTCCACGTTGCCCAGCTCGGCCGCGCGCGTGTACCAGCGCCGCGCCTCCGCGCGGTCTTGCGGCACCCCACGGCCGCGAAAGTAGTAGTCCCCCACGCTACACGCCGCGCCTGCGTGGCCCAGCTCCGCGGCCTGCAGTTCGAGCTGCAGCGCTCGCGCCGGGTCCACCGTGGCGCCGCGGAGGCCCGAACGCAGCGCGTCGGCCAGGCGCACCAGCGCCCGCGCTTCACCCCCCGCGGCGTCAGCCTCCAAGTCCTCGATGGTCTTCTGGTAGAACGCCTTCACGGTACCCCCTGGTTCGACAGTCCGAGAGCAGTACCACATCACCCCGGACGAGTGCGCCCCTGCCGTCCCGCTTCCGACTTTCGCGCGGCGGTGGTATCGAGCGCACTGTGACGTTCGTGAATCATCTCTGGAACCTTTCGGTGTCGCTCGGCGTGGTCTGGATGGTGGTCGCCGCCCTGCTCGCGCGTGGTGCCGTGCTCGACTCCCCGAAG encodes:
- a CDS encoding arginyltransferase, whose product is MWAMDPLHTLPRLLDRVPAEVLVHSEPEPCPYIEGQVALMPLRLPIRRLQPGELDQRLEQGDRRHGALLYRPTCAECHACEAIRLDVSAFKLRPHHKRVLRNGDKVLRVELGPPLSDRERVQLFERHKRLRGLESPSARPITMLSYQRFLVDRLCGSFEMRYYHEGRLVGVAVTDKGEKALSAVYCYYDPELPKLSLGTYSILKQLELAKRWGMRHLYLGLYIEANEHMAYKARFLPHDRLVRGEWRKFEREPAD
- a CDS encoding STAS/SEC14 domain-containing protein — translated: MSSISLIQSEWPLVVARWPSDGELSDIDAYFDLYPALIRRARLEGPIVFITDLRKMTMSATNATKRKRVADRSAETLSALRPLIRREAVLASSSWAKASLTAVFMFSKPEWPLRVFTDEGEARAWLAEAEAAVQLTPPVGTGVSFSR
- a CDS encoding nucleotidyl transferase AbiEii/AbiGii toxin family protein, whose amino-acid sequence is MLGVVATVGGWTLTGGGALAGVYLGHRVTDDLDLFLYGPRSFDQQPRVFEDALVADGLTVTALQRTPGFVRLAVDDEQERLIVDLVAEPVPRVDQPVEVRPGLWVDSAYEILVNKLGTLLSRSELRDLEDARVLVASGLDLGRALEDVPRKDGGFSPMTLAWVLQRLDLSRATVLGFDPAELQRFRQQLVARLTSK
- a CDS encoding sel1 repeat family protein translates to MKAFYQKTIEDLEADAAGGEARALVRLADALRSGLRGATVDPARALQLELQAAELGHAGAACSVGDYYFRGRGVPQDRAEARRWYTRAAELGNVDAMANLLDGLKGDDPAARAESQGWLVKAALLGQPHAVHLATGGLAGSLREFAAQSLEQIAQQAAEQPDELTGTFEVEADAAQLNTLLGETLARLEATWPDLTVSAEVDGDPVDVPGPTPHEALDGDDLELTIYAPLRHVQINFYRKKTRWELVFASFEPHPAPAEREAIFTALRDAAAELALGLQQTGA